The segment AATACTCGTGACCTCACGATGCTCCCCAATAACGGCAGAGAGGGTAACACCGCAGGGGaagttagtgggtattctcctcccctccCTCTGTATGtagtatatgtatgtacatataccaCCCCAACCCCAACGGGCCTTCGCAGCTCGAGGGTGAGATACGTAAATGTATTTACCCCTGCGACAAAAAAAAAGGTGCGTAACTGTCAGCTACTGTCATCCTAGGCGTTGTGGGGCTGGGGCACTAATGCGGGAATGGAATGCCAGACATAGAGATCAGTAATTTGCCAGCTGGACCTTGTAGGTCTTGGTCTAAAGATTGATACAGCGCAGTACGCTGTGTAAGCAGTGCGTCTCATTTCTTTAGAACGTAGCACTGTAGGTCTAGGCACATGAGGAACGGAGCCGAAAATGCCCGAACGCTCTTAGTTTCCTACCCCTGGGTTAGGTATACAGCGAGATGAACGTTTATCCAACTGAAATCAAGGTCTTATACACAATATAGTTTCTTAACCCGTGAAGCGTCGGATTTTCTTCAGTCATGCACAATATCTAGCATATATACCCTATTAAAGATAAACTATATTCCAACAGCAACGTACCTCCTCAATGTTTTCAAGCACCAATGCATTAGACTCTCCATTAGTGAACTTCACCGCTGCCAACGATATGTAGGCCTCTTTAAGAGTATGGCCCAGAACAGCTTGGGTCACTGATAAGTCGGATGCCGTCTGTCGACCTAAAGTAGAAAGTGTTCTCTTAATAAAACGAGTCAGGTTTAAGAGAATGCGCTTAAATAAATCTGAGTCTTTTGAGACGTAAATCAAGGTCGAGTCGTTGAGTCCTTTTTGGAGTTTGACTCAGGACGACAATGAACTCCTTAAATTTTAAGGTTCTACAAGTTTTAAGGGACGCGACGGCCCAAGTGTAATTCCTTCCCTTGCGTATTGGGCTGGGCATCTCGTTCATTAAACAAGGAATCTCAACACGAAAAGAAGAATTGAATGTACATTGAAATACGGTCAGCATGGAGAAAAGGAGGTCGATTTTGGAAGAAAACAAttcattgaaatattattgacaagtttttaaaaGAACCCAAAAGACTAAAAGTAATAGGCTTGAActcttaaggtccctccacactcgtacgCTAAtcacggcgcaaagccgcgaacgcgagtgtggagtcgatttgcAGATctacgcacgagtgtggagcgagcTTTAAAGATGGGGAGAGGTCCCTACCGCGAAAgacgaaatttctttatctgcctctatcgctcgaatatgcaagagcgacagATAGCTCGTTCGAGTCGAGTACCATAGCACTACCTTTAAGCCGCAGAGCTTCGGCTTTCCTCTTCAGCAGCTGGTAGCCTCGATTGACCAGCTCTTGTTGGCGTTTGATCTCACGTAACATGAATTGCGATGCCGTGGCCGGGTAGCGGTCCGTCGTGTTCATGCTCATTATGGTAGAATACTTATTTGGTTTCACGAAATGTAAACAGTTACCTTCAAAGAGTAGTATTAGTATGTTACCTTACAAAGGGATCATAAATATCCTTCATTTACAATGTCATTGTGACAGTTTGGTTTGAAGAAGCAAAGACAATATAAGAATATAATCACAAAAATGGAGTccgttttattacatttttattttttattagcacACTGATCACGAACTGCAAGATCGAGCATATAACTTCCGATCACCACACATATTGGTGTTTTCTTCTTACTAAATTGGATTTGCAGCGCGACCTGCTTTGTTCACgtttaaagggccctccacactcatgcgcgaatcgcggcgcaaagccgcgaacgcgagtgtggagcctagttcgctgattagcgaaatAGCTGTTGTTACACAAAacggtgtaggtacctattacctatGGTGCAACCACGGATTACATGCAACTCGGTTATTCTGGTTGTGGCGTACATTTCAAAAGTTAAAATGCAATGTGTATCATAAGGATCCTGACcaaattgttttacttttttcgaTACCTAACGATTTTTGCTGCTCATAGCAGCACAATCAAGGTTTGAACACTTTGAACCCATGACTTTTGACCACCTGCTGTGTCCTTGTTATATTGATAAgccatttacagtacatatggtgctactttctcgcactagtgcgtaaaagagcatttttcgtgcatatgtcgaaagtttaaagagccatatgtactgtaaaacgttgtacgatacacgtgcggataggtaattcgcaactttcctcttttccgcacttgtatcgcaaataactattgttatagTTAAACAATAAACTCTAATGCAACAACATAACGTGTACCAATGGCTAGTTTAAAGTGTatgaaaaaaacaacatttaagAAATATAATTCATAATTAGATTTATTTCTATTTACACGTTTATCTCTTTACATTTCATaaatgtaatttacattttcCTTATTAAAGCAGTCTGCTCACTTACGTAAGTGTCCTTATTCTTAAAACTACAAATACTCGATGTATTTACAATCGGTGGAACATTTTAAACGTCTGAGTCAGGGGTACCATTACCTCCGTATAGAATCTCTAAAATTTTCCTTTTTGGTACACTCATATATTTTTGGGTTCGATTGTCCTATTACAGAAAGGTTCCAGCGTGGGAAGGGCCGTGCGCATTGgaaggtctgccatcttgtggcctgaatcggaaacataaacatgttacattgccaaagcaagtgctaccatctaccgttttcgtacgttttcttgtgcataatAGGTGCTGCCaacttgtgggctacatcggaagcattAAACGTCGTGTAAAATTTAcacctcgcgccaaaaatctgacggctcctgtgctgccccctatagttcatgcacgctccctatcaTCATGTTTGATGTTCGAAATTTTTCGTGCTTAGCGCCTTTACTTTGCAGAGGTTttcaattatacaaaaaaaatactcaaataaTAGTAGGAGTAATCTGtgaacataaattaaaaaagaaacatagccacaaccgaattcAGAACCACCTCCTTCTGGGAAAGAAGTTAGTTAAAAAAAGAGCGAATGATCCAGCGTGGGAAAGCTCGTCAACAAAGTGTataagatgtgtgtgtgtgtgtgtgtgtgtaagatTTGGTTCATAATTTTGTCTAATTAAAGGCATCGCTCCGCTTTTTATACATATTCTCGTAAGTCCTTTGTCCAGCATTGGACATTTTACCATTTTCATCGTTTGAAGAGTTTCTATACGCCATCCTTACGTTAATACTGCATCACAGTAAAGATTGTCCCTCCTCCCAGACGTTGTTCTCCAACTCTCAGCTGTCCTGCCAATAGTTGTAGTTCCCCGCGGGCGGCGGGACCGGCATCGGAGGCCCGCTCGGCGGGGCTCCGGCGCCGTACGGGGAGCCCTGCGGGGACCCGTACCGAGGCCTGAACCATGGTCGGCTAGTGTACTGATACTGATTGTTGGCGTAAGCTGCCATGTTTTGCCCTGTCGCATTAGGATAAGGGTTAGGAGTTTGGTTAGGTGGGAATGAAACATTAGGCATGTTTGGGAGATTCGTCGCTGGATAAGTTTGGTTAGGCGCTGGTGTGGTTGACGGTGAATAGTTTTGCGCTTGAGATATAGATGTAGGAGCCGCGTAGTTCTGTGTGCTAGCTTGGGGATTTGACCCGTTTGTTGGCTGGTATGTGGCTGGAGGCTGGGCGGTTGTTGTCTGATTTACGTTATAAGTTTGAGGATTGCTGCCGTTGGTCGTGTAACTCTGTTGAGTCTGCTGATTGGTTAACGTTTGAGTCGCTGCTCCATCATTGGTCATTATCTGCTGTTGGTTTTGAGTCATAGCATAGTTTTCCTGCGACGATGAGGTTATGTAATTTGTCTGATTGGTGCCATTGGTGGATTCATTGTCCGTGGGCGTATTTGATTGACCGTTACCATTATTCGATGGTGGATTCGCGCTCTGATTGGCCGGAACTGTATACTGCACTGGATTATTGGCTGGAACTATAGCTCCCGAATTAGACTGCATCATGTATTGAGCGGGCATACCGGCGTATTGAGAAGTGGGGGTGATAAAGTTAGAGTTTTGAGGCATTATTTGGTGGACCGGTTGTTGGGTTGGTGGATTAGTTTGAGCTATTGGAGATGCCGGTGGAGGAGCTTGGACTAAAGGAATAGTTCCAGATACAGCCATGTTAGGGTTAGTTAGCTGCTGTCCGGCTAAAGCTGCGTTTAGCTGCTGCGCTGATAACTGCGTATTTAAATTAATTCCTGCAGGCATGTAGTGCGAATTAGGTGGTAAATTCATTTGCATTAAAGGCATATTATATTGGACGCCATTAGGCATCGTGAGTTGATTGGGTTGCATGACTGTGACATTCTGTCCTGGTTGCAACACTTGCTGTCCAATCAGGCCTGGTGGTAGGCCTCCTTGGACGATGTTATGCTGGTTTGCAGGGATCATGTAGACTTGGCTGTTCTGTTGACCAATCATGGGCATCTGGCTGATGTTGAGGGGGTTCTGCAGAACCGTCATGCCCTGGGGCACGGTGATCATCTGCACGTTTTGGTTCTGCAGCTTGTTAGGGTCCTGCTTGTCTTTGCTTTGTATTTGGATGGCGTTACGTTCCATTTGCCTGATGTACATTTGCCCGGTGTTCTCTTGCGTTGTTGCGCCTGAGACGCTAAGAAAAAAATGctcattataaaacaaaattcacATTGTGtgcaaaaaaaatgaaatgattGTTTATTTGAATGACGGACGGTAAAATTTAagaggatcgaaagagctcgtgattctgagtggaaataaaataaaattctcaaATATAAGTGTAGTGTAaaactttaaatataaaatgtccCTTAGGTAGAAAAAAAAGATCAACTCTCATTTTGATAACTTCCGTAAATTACTGTTCCAGTTGTAAATTACTGTACTTCACCTTATTTCACAGGTAACACAGGAAACTTTCACtttgaaaatggaaaatttcgattccCATATAAATATGaggtttgatattttttttcatgtgGAAGTttgcaattttggaatcttttcgCCTGCACATCAGTAgctttaggtacttacttagtcTGCTGTCCAGACGACACGTGTATGATGGTGCCATGTGCCGGATTAATCTTCATCCCCATACTGACCACCGTGTTGTCTCTAGCTGCAATAACAATCTATTCTATTACAACAACCTCCAATACTATCTACACGCAACGCTTTACTACGCAATGCCGCTAGCGAAACTAGGCTGCTTTCCATCGAGGCGAAGAcgagcggagatgagaggaattAACAAATAGCATTGGTTGTGATTCATCTCTTCTCTGCTCCGCTGGATTATCAATGCTATTGGTTATGGTTGATTTCTCTCATCTACGCTGTAGGAAGAAAGAGTACTGTTGTAAAGAGCCTCGTAAATGTACTGTCACATTAATACTAGTACCGCAACGCGTAAACTAAAAGCAATACTATTTAACCGACGATCACCCAAAGCCAGAAGGTTTACCAaaatgtcagttaacagtgttgatGATGGCACATGCAACTGGAACACTACTGCTGAGAATGCTGAGGAAAAATTGTTATTAGGTAGTATTTTGGAGTCTTAGACGTCGTTTCACGCGGAAGCggtaggcctaagaagcgctggCTGGACGTCGTGATGGCGGACATGGAAGAGAACAATCTCactgaggatgccgaagaccgggcaaagtggagaagattgagtaggaaagcggaccctggcgctagactgggaaaacgctaggtcgaagaagaAGAGACGTCGTCGTCACAGCCGACCTGCAAAGGATCTTCGATTGGATATTGGTATGTTCGGTATTCGCGTAAGAATTCATAGGTGAACCCCCAATGTCCCCCTTGCCTCCGCGCCAGGTTCCTCAGCCCCTGAATCCTCGGTCTTCGTGCGCGATCAATATACTGAATCATTAATAATTGCAGTGATAATCTGGCGCCTGCAGCTTGAACACTTGCTGAAAGCTGAAAGACATCGTgctcttaaactaaatttaagttAATAAAATCGCCGCTAATCGCATAAACAGGAACATGAAGGCATACTAGACGGGCTTGAAGATCTGAACTCCGGTTCTGAACCTGAGTGTAGATTCTCTGCAATCTGTAAGGCTTAGTCTAAATATTAAGCATGCatcaatttaaaagtaaatcatGAGGAAGTATTCCATTGAGGGTAACAAACGCTCGACGCGTGAACATTAGCTCAGTCTAACCTATTCAGTATTATTTGTAAGTGACACTCCGTTCTGGAACAGTTGGGTATATTCAATTCTTCCAGATCTCGCATTTGAATGAGTCTGTTTGAAGAAGGCTTGCTCGTACGTTACATAGTGCAATCAATTCATGTTAGTTCCTGCGTCGTTATAGAAGCAATACCAAATCGCGACTGATGTATCCGGCAAAAATGAATGAGATGAAAGAGTAAGAGTATATTGCGGCTGCTAAGTGTCGCGCTTGTACTACCCATCGCTAACTGCGTACCTACTTTTACTGCAAGTTACAATTGAAATGTCCTTTACGATACCGCCTTGTAGCTGGCTTCAGTCCAAATATAATTCTAGAAACTCACTATCACAGGTAACAATTCGTTCGAATAGAATCGCAAAAACTCGCACATTTTGTCGCTGCTCCCATGTCGATGTTGTCGCACCGATAAAGAACCTTAGGCGATTCCGTTCGGAGTTAGATAGTTGTTACGCAAAATCGCCAATGATCTATAGGACGCATATACAGACGCAAGAGGAGCAATTTTACTACGCTTGGCTCTACATACGCTTTTACTTAGGTAATACACTAAactaaagtctgtttttttattccgtagactaaaatgacgtttcatgtgtatgagatgacatttcttagtaccacatgaaatgtcattttagtctacggaataaaaaaacagaatataaaatgACGTTTGGTTCGTCTCGCGCAGTTCGTGTTCATGTTTATCTTATTGACATGGCGCTTCGATTAAGCTTTTGCAAAACAAGAAGCATGGAAGGATTCTAAGGCCGCGCACGCTGTTTTATTTAAGCTatataatatggggcattttctatgaaaagggaccttattgtcgatggcgcttacgccgcacagcgcggcatcgttaataatggcgtaagcgccaaaaTAACAAGCgcgaaaataccacatatgttcGCCTATATTTTACACTAATCACTACGCAATGCAATTAATTACGCAGATTCTTCTGTAACGCTACGCCAACAGCGTAAGATAGATACATGttatacgcaaaaaaaaaacgtaattttaaATCATAGCATGTTGATTTTGAGTCGGTCCATTCTCTGGCGAAAGTTAAAACATGTGCCAGTAACAGTAACCTGTATTCAAATAAAAAGTTGATCATTAGTACTTTAGTTCTTAATTCTAAACAAATCTTCAAAGCAGCAGATGAAACCTGTGCATCGTAGACCGTTTCACCAGAAACTCTGAAATAGGTAAAATTAATAATAGCCATATCTAAATTAAACTGCAGCATACCGATTCTGATACTCCTGGTGTTTGCGACTGGATTCACACATAGGCGAAATTGAAGACCACTTTAATTCTGTCAAATGTAAACTAAGaggaaaaaatagaataaaaagttAGATCGGGCACGGAAACAGCAACATGCAACCGTGAACGAGATAAAAGCTAAGATGAAAAAGAAGTTGGACTGGATTACTCTGTATCAAGTCTGTTTGAGGATAAAAAACGACAgaaaattagaataaaaaaaagaaaataatgttgGATTTGGATGCTGGaaaagttagaaaaaaaaaaccacatatGTAAGAAATCAGCACATTTACGCATTGCGTGCGGTTACCTAAGTTGAAAATCTTATCCAGAACATAAATTAGTATTTACGCACAACATTCATATGTACAAAAgaagtattaattaattacgccAAAACTTTAGTAATTAGGTAAACTACGCAAAATGCAATAACGCCTACGCCTACTCGATAAgcttaaaatatgaaatattagtaataatgTGTCAATTTCACGTCTAAATCAACGAAACAGATAATTAGCCATCACATATCaatatatgtttattaaaaGGCAGTAACTTGttagtacaaacagcaacactttgGTTTAccaactgtcagttaacagtgtgggcgatggtgcCACACCAAAACAGATAATTATCTGTTTTGGTGTGGCACCATCGCATCTGTAACTAATAATTATTAGTTACAGATATATGCCCACATATTctattttgtagtttttgtacCGATTGCGATTTACTCTAAGAGCTtctcttgtgtcagaggccaagatcctttttgggtcactgagccagtgaagtaaataagtaagtt is part of the Cydia strobilella chromosome 17, ilCydStro3.1, whole genome shotgun sequence genome and harbors:
- the LOC134748895 gene encoding nuclear factor related to kappa-B-binding protein-like isoform X1; translated protein: MVETMSGGLVEKVYIGLDHAPAAFDIKGRILGPNGTNIEYIRSETGVLAVLKSEKFEPLHLALHHTRSEALAAARSLALNLIETIRAELAQWSAQQAGGPPPPLNVPPPTLATTTAPPPVPPPVATVALSTPSTLTSPAHQTVNPPVVSVAQATTPLMTVRQPTVLQFLQPQQQYVLNQENGQLIPIVQPGMQVSNAANFTHLPIAQHLSSLQQPNFGGTQIVDLSSMQPVNVTQLRLSGVPSSMSMILPNGYSFPQASLTSSDTTTVSSATATPVVCAAQSTNASQKILYSTDKGDKDVKYHIQGDTVQWAMPGSQTMLIPYQQLQDLAANQGLPNLQSQQFVSIAPAGGLPQTSLPLSAAQFQQLQATGTIMQLNQKPIVSSGSLINIISTGQASSPQVLSNSSTPTKNMNQENRGQKRLSDGTPNQLQLRPIAPAGSQGQDKSSTRDSRTWTTAARDNTVVSMGMKINPAHGTIIHVSSGQQTNVSGATTQENTGQMYIRQMERNAIQIQSKDKQDPNKLQNQNVQMITVPQGMTVLQNPLNISQMPMIGQQNSQVYMIPANQHNIVQGGLPPGLIGQQVLQPGQNVTVMQPNQLTMPNGVQYNMPLMQMNLPPNSHYMPAGINLNTQLSAQQLNAALAGQQLTNPNMAVSGTIPLVQAPPPASPIAQTNPPTQQPVHQIMPQNSNFITPTSQYAGMPAQYMMQSNSGAIVPANNPVQYTVPANQSANPPSNNGNGQSNTPTDNESTNGTNQTNYITSSSQENYAMTQNQQQIMTNDGAATQTLTNQQTQQSYTTNGSNPQTYNVNQTTTAQPPATYQPTNGSNPQASTQNYAAPTSISQAQNYSPSTTPAPNQTYPATNLPNMPNVSFPPNQTPNPYPNATGQNMAAYANNQYQYTSRPWFRPRYGSPQGSPYGAGAPPSGPPMPVPPPAGNYNYWQDS
- the LOC134748895 gene encoding dual specificity protein kinase splA-like isoform X2; this translates as MVETMSGGLVEKVYIGLDHAPAAFDIKGRILGPNGTNIEYIRSETGVLAVLKSEKFEPLHLALHHTRSEALAAARSLALNLIETIRAELAQWSAQQAGGPPPPLNVPPPTLATTTAPPPVPPPVATVALSTPSTLTSPAHQTVNPPVVSVAQATTPLMTVRQPTVLQFLQPQQQYVLNQENGQLIPIVQPGMQVSNAANFTHLPIAQHLSSLQQPNFGGTQIVDLSSMQPVNVTQLRLSGVPSSMSMILPNGYSFPQASLTSSDTTTVSSATATPVVCAAQSTNASQKILYSTDKGDKDVKYHIQGDTVQWAMPGSQTMLIPYQQLQDLAANQGLPNLQSQQFVSIAPAGGLPQTSLPLSAAQFQQLQATGTIMQLNQKNSSTPTKNMNQENRGQKRLSDGTPNQLQLRPIAPAGSQGQDKSSTRDSRTWTTAARDNTVVSMGMKINPAHGTIIHVSSGQQTNVSGATTQENTGQMYIRQMERNAIQIQSKDKQDPNKLQNQNVQMITVPQGMTVLQNPLNISQMPMIGQQNSQVYMIPANQHNIVQGGLPPGLIGQQVLQPGQNVTVMQPNQLTMPNGVQYNMPLMQMNLPPNSHYMPAGINLNTQLSAQQLNAALAGQQLTNPNMAVSGTIPLVQAPPPASPIAQTNPPTQQPVHQIMPQNSNFITPTSQYAGMPAQYMMQSNSGAIVPANNPVQYTVPANQSANPPSNNGNGQSNTPTDNESTNGTNQTNYITSSSQENYAMTQNQQQIMTNDGAATQTLTNQQTQQSYTTNGSNPQTYNVNQTTTAQPPATYQPTNGSNPQASTQNYAAPTSISQAQNYSPSTTPAPNQTYPATNLPNMPNVSFPPNQTPNPYPNATGQNMAAYANNQYQYTSRPWFRPRYGSPQGSPYGAGAPPSGPPMPVPPPAGNYNYWQDS